The following nucleotide sequence is from BD1-7 clade bacterium.
CGCCAATAGCAATCGCCTCACGGCTATTCAAACTGTGGTCACCAAACCCTGGGAACTGACGCGTAAAAGCTTGAAAGAGCTGGCGGTAGAATTAGAACAAAACCACTTTAGAGAAAAAGACTTACAAGTGGCGTGGAATGAAGTAAACAGTGAAAATATCACCGCACGCATCATCGGTTTCATACGCCAAGCGGCATTAGGTGAAGCACTCACCCCGTTTGAACAACGAGTCGATAACGCACTGGCGAAAATACTGGCGAGCCAAGAATGGAAAACACCGCAAAAAGAATGGCTAAAATTAATCGCCAAACAAATGAAGGCCACCACCATCGTTGATGAAGCCACACTAGACCAAGGGATTTTTAAAGCACAGGGCGGTATCAAACGTGCAAATAAACTGTTTGAGCAATCCATCACCGGTGTATTGGTGACATTTAACCAGGCGCTTTGGCAGCAAGATAAAGCCAGCTAAAACATAACAGCACGCCAATAGGCAACCTGATAACCGAACGAGCAAACCTACATGAGTACACAAGATCTAGTCGCCAAACTCTGGAATCTTTGTAATTTACTGCGCGATGACGGCGTGACATACCACGAATACTTAAACGAACTTACCTATCTCGTTTTTCTTAAGATGGTTGATGAAACCGGTACCGAAGAGCGTATTCCCGAAGGTTACCGCTGGAGCGATCTAGAAAAGTACAATGCAGCCTCGCGCCTTGAAGAATACAAAAAGCTACTGATACACCTTGGCTCTCACGGCTCGTTGATCACGCAAGCGATATTCTCCAATGCCAGCACCGTCATTCGAAAGCCCGCCACCCTAACCAAACTGGTCAGTGAAATTGATAAACTCGATTGGTACAGCGCCAAAACCGAAGGCTTAGGCGATATGTACGAAGGCCTACTCGAAATAAACGCCGGTGAAAAAAAATCCGGTGCCGGCCAATACTTTACGCCGCGTGTACTCATTAACGCCATGGTCGAGTTAATGAAGCCCAATTTAGATGATGTCATCGTTGACCCCACCGCAGGCACCGGCGGTTTCTTGATCAGTGCCCATCATTACATCAAACAACATAACGACACCGATACACTCGGTGAAAAAGCCTACGACAGATACCAGCACAAAACTTTCTACGGTATGGAGCTTGTGCCAGATACCCGCCGCTTGGCGATGATGAACCTGATGCTGCACGATTTGGCTGTGGATGATGAAAGCTCAGGCATTCTATTTGGTGACACTTTATCGAATGAAGGTAAAGCACTCCCCCCAGCCAGTTTAATACTGGCTAACCCACCATTTGGTACCAAACAGGGTGGCGGTATCCCCACCCGTGATGATCTATTGGAATACACCAGCAATAAGCAGTTAGCGTTTCTTCACCTTATGTATTTGCGCATGTTAAAACCCGGTGGCCGCGCTGCGGTGGTATTGCCCGATAATGTCTTGTTTGAAGGTTCTACCGGTCAAACCATCCGTAAAGACTTAATGGAAAAATGTAACCTACACACCATCTTGCGCTTGCCGACCGGAATCTTTTACGCCGCCGGTGTAAAAACCAATGTGCTGTTTTTCTCCAAACCCGAAAAAGTCATGCAAGACAAAGGCAATACCAAAAACGTATGGGTGTATGACCTACGCTCAAACATGCCGCAATTTGGCAAGCGCACGACTTTTAATCAAAGCCACTTTGAAGAATTTTACGAAGCCGTTGGTGGTGATCTTACCCAAGTAAATGAAAAAGCCCGCGAAGCCTTTGTGAAAAAGCATCAAGACGATCCGGACGGCTGCCGTTTGCGTTGCTTTACGCGTGAAGAAATAGCCACCAAAGACGATTCGCTCGATCTATCGTGGATTCGTGACGACAGTACCGAAGATGCCGCCAACTTGCCTGAGCCGGATGTGCTGATTAATGAAGCTATAGAAGAAATGGCAGGTGCCATGAATGAGTTAAAGGCAATTTTGGTTGAGCTGGGTGCGGCTGAAGAAGGTGTAGAGTTGTGAGCGAGTTACCGAAAGGTTGGGTAAAGACTGAGCTTCAATCTCTTTTTGTGTTTGTAATCGGCGGTGACTGGGGAAAGGCTGATGATTTCACCGAGCGTGGTTATGAAGATGTATATTGTATCAGGGGTTCAGAATTCAGAAATTGGAATAAAGAGAAGGGAGTTACTGCTTCACACCGTAAGGTCAAAGCAAGTAGTTTAGAAAAAAGAAAACTAGAGTTAGGTGATATCCTGATCGAAATATCTGGCGGTGGACCTGATCAGCCGGTAGGCAGAACAGTTCTTATAGATGAAGCTTCTCTTGCGAATAACCCTGAATTCCCCAAAGTTTGCACTAACTTTTTACGTTTGACGCGCCCAAGTGTCGATGTTGACTCTCGTTATCTGAATTACTTTCTACGACACTTTTATCTTTCTGGAGAGGTGGTTAGATATCAGGGCGGTAGTAATAATCTTCGAAATTTAAAATTTAAGGAATATAGTAAAATCGATGTAATGTTGGCACCATACAACGAACAAATCCGCATTGCCAATAAACTCGACACCCTCTTAGTCAAAGTCGATAAAGCCCAAGCGCGCCTTGATAAAATCCCAACCATCCTAAAACGCTTCCGCCAAGCGGTGCTTGCTGCTGCCACGTCGGGTGAGTTGACTGGCGTGACTATAAAAGAGTGGAAGGTTGAAAAATTAAGCTCGCTTGCTGACAAAATTGTAGATTGTCCGCATTCCACTCCAAAATGGACAGACGAAGGTAAATTATGTGTTAGGACAACCGCTTTTAAGCCTTTTAAATTGGATTTAACTGATCAAAAATTTGTGAGTGAAGAAACATACATAAAACGAGTTTCTAGACTAAAGCCAGAAGAAAACGATATTCTGTACAGTAGGGAAGGGGCGATTTTAGGTATTGCGTGCCAAATACCTAAGGGAGTGGAGCTTTGTTTGGGGCAAAGGATGATTGTGATTAGGGCAGGAGAAAATATTGACCCCAAATATCTAACTATTGTATTGAATTCTCCAGTGATTACAGATTTTGTGAAAAGCCTAACTATAGGGAATGCCGCACCAAGAATTAATATGTCAGTTATAAGGGATTTTAATATTCCATATCCGAATATGGAAATACAAAAAGAAATTGTTCGAAGTGTGGAAAAGCTTTTTTCACTAGCAGACCGGGTGGAAACAAAATATAGCCATTCAAAAAATCAATTGGATAAATTGACTCAATCAACTCTAGCTAAGGCCTTTCGCGGTGAGTTGGTAACCCAAGACCCAAATGATGAATCTGCCGAATTGTTGTTGGAAAGAATCATCGCGGCCAAATCAAACGCTAGAACGAAGTCCAAAAAATGAGGCTGAAGCGTTTAGAAATTATTGGTGAATATAAGGCGATTCAAGGCACTGAAGATACCCCCTTTGTATACGACTTTAATAATACACCGACAACGTATTCACCACTTTGTCTAGTCGGTTTGAACGGGTCAGGGAAGTCCAACTTCATAGAGCTCATTGCCGATATTTTTGGATATGCTGATCGTTACTTTAACGAGCAATACGATTGCAAAATGGATTTAGGCTACCGATTTAAGATTGAATACGAAATTAATCACCATGGTGAATGCTATCGAGTGCGGCTGATTGGCCAACCTTACGGGCTAAGCATGTACTTAAACGGAGGGGATGCATGCTCTATTGAAAGTGATCATCATCAGTTCTTGCCCACGAGAGTTGTTGCTTATTCTTCTGGCAGTAATCAGGGGCTGAGTTCTGTTTTTGCCAAGTCACAGTTTCAATATTATGAAGTGATACGCAAACAAGCCGCATTCTACCGTGGTTTTCAGCGGCGTTATGATGCGGTATCCGGTCTTGAAGACGGTTCTGAGCAGGAATTGATTGATTATAAGAGGAGGCGGTACCAGGCAAACTCTGATTTATTTGAAATCCCTAGAGATATGAATGTCAGGGATTATTTTAATCAACTGGATTTAGGTGAACCGCTCAAGTATAGAGATACAGCGCTTCCAATTGGACTGTTTACAGACCACACCTTCAGTCAGTTGG
It contains:
- the hsdS_2 gene encoding Type-1 restriction enzyme EcoKI specificity protein, whose protein sequence is MSELPKGWVKTELQSLFVFVIGGDWGKADDFTERGYEDVYCIRGSEFRNWNKEKGVTASHRKVKASSLEKRKLELGDILIEISGGGPDQPVGRTVLIDEASLANNPEFPKVCTNFLRLTRPSVDVDSRYLNYFLRHFYLSGEVVRYQGGSNNLRNLKFKEYSKIDVMLAPYNEQIRIANKLDTLLVKVDKAQARLDKIPTILKRFRQAVLAAATSGELTGVTIKEWKVEKLSSLADKIVDCPHSTPKWTDEGKLCVRTTAFKPFKLDLTDQKFVSEETYIKRVSRLKPEENDILYSREGAILGIACQIPKGVELCLGQRMIVIRAGENIDPKYLTIVLNSPVITDFVKSLTIGNAAPRINMSVIRDFNIPYPNMEIQKEIVRSVEKLFSLADRVETKYSHSKNQLDKLTQSTLAKAFRGELVTQDPNDESAELLLERIIAAKSNARTKSKK
- the hsdM_2 gene encoding Type I restriction enzyme EcoKI M protein — encoded protein: MSTQDLVAKLWNLCNLLRDDGVTYHEYLNELTYLVFLKMVDETGTEERIPEGYRWSDLEKYNAASRLEEYKKLLIHLGSHGSLITQAIFSNASTVIRKPATLTKLVSEIDKLDWYSAKTEGLGDMYEGLLEINAGEKKSGAGQYFTPRVLINAMVELMKPNLDDVIVDPTAGTGGFLISAHHYIKQHNDTDTLGEKAYDRYQHKTFYGMELVPDTRRLAMMNLMLHDLAVDDESSGILFGDTLSNEGKALPPASLILANPPFGTKQGGGIPTRDDLLEYTSNKQLAFLHLMYLRMLKPGGRAAVVLPDNVLFEGSTGQTIRKDLMEKCNLHTILRLPTGIFYAAGVKTNVLFFSKPEKVMQDKGNTKNVWVYDLRSNMPQFGKRTTFNQSHFEEFYEAVGGDLTQVNEKAREAFVKKHQDDPDGCRLRCFTREEIATKDDSLDLSWIRDDSTEDAANLPEPDVLINEAIEEMAGAMNELKAILVELGAAEEGVEL